The Prunus dulcis chromosome 3, ALMONDv2, whole genome shotgun sequence genome segment ATCCATAGACGAGCTCGGCAAATGTCATGGTTAGCAAAACTAGTTATCTTCCCGGTAATCTGGATTCTCTTTCAAGATGACGAACCCTTCCAGGATGGGAGAAAGGGGGatatacctgcataaaaacaatTGTTAGTGTCTCAAGTGATCAAACAAGAAGTCAAACAGAGGAACTCTACAGGGAATAATTCGTACTTCTCTGTAGCCAGCTCTGCTCTATCACCGGCAGCCAGAAGAACGGGTGTCGAGTGGGTCTGGAAACCAGTGATTGTTTTGGGACGACCAGCCTGACCAACAACGTCAACAGCTTGGCCCACTCGAACAGGGACAGACAATGGTTTGAGATTCTCATCCACAGTCAACAACATTCTCGGCTAGCACACgaacaataaaataattacaaaacGACCTTGAGAAGGCAGCATACAAAAAAGATGGGCTTTTCACAAATAGGCCCATTCTAGAATGATATTTTATGCAAAAACTCTTAAGAGAGCCTATttggagaaaaggaaaaaaaaaaaaaccttaactAGTAACTAGCCATTTTCTAATTGGTTCTTAATGTCACAATTTTTTCACTTGAAAGTACAACATGGAGTTTTTCTATAGTATTGGACTTGAAGggtcttttttataaaatgtGATGCTAGAATGGggtgaaaatataaaaaaatacggTGATCAGACACCAACCTGCATAGCCAAAATAAGAAAGTAGAGAACATAATGATATTTCCCCAAAATGATGGCTTTCATATCAAGACATGCATGCATCAAGGTTATGATTCCACCAAGGGCCGTCCTGTATGCGAAGAGATAATATATAGAAGTTAAGAGTAAAACAATGAAGCCGGTAAAGATGCGAAAGGCCCATTTCATGACGAGTGTTAGAACATTTTCCCACAACAAAGTTACTTACGGTGATAGCAAGAAGCGATCAGAATGATATGGATTTAGAGTTAATAAACCCTTTCCCAAATGCACAAGACCTTGAGCAATTCGCACCTGAAACAGTGGCCAAAGAATATAAATGCACACTGGAAAACTCCAAGGGCAAATGAATGAACAAAAAGACAGGACTCATAAGATGTCTTACACAGAAAAGAAGGCTGGCATCTTTGTAGTAATAACTTGAAAGATTGCGAAGCATGCCAGCTATTCTAGCATTGTTGGTTCCTGCACCTAGCAAACCTAAGGAAATCACTGCAGCCTGAAGCATCCAAATAAAATGTTAAGACTTATCAACTCGGAAACCAAGTGAATAATGGAGATAAAGCTTGCTGTAATATTTTACCATTGCTACTTCTGAATCTGTATCATGGCTAAGTCTGCTTAATGTGTCCATAACATTGACCTGGTAAAAATACACAATTAACAAAATAGTGAGAAAAGGCAAAAATTCAATGAAAGATATACCAGTAGTCCTTTAACTCTTTCAGAACCTGCACTATTACCATCAACAGATGCAAAGATAAGCGTACAAAAGCACTACAACTCGTTTGCACAATTACTGTTCCATGTTTTTTCCAACTCACAAGACATGAATAGTTAGATTTCCCGGACAGTTGAGCTAGCATTGAAGGTAAAAGTTTTGCTTttaaaggcttttaactttcTCCAAACTGATTCCAGATTTGAATAGGGATAAATTTGAAGGAAATCACTCATATAAACAACCACATCATTAGATATCAAAGATGCTCAGCTAACCAGATTAATACCTTGGGGTTTGATATGCAAAGGAGACCAAGAGCCAAAGGTACTGCCCGACGGATATTCTGTTCTCCATATTGTAAAAGATGCTCTAATGAACGAATTGCCATTTCAACTCCCAATTCTTCAGCCATTGCAATCATAGCAATTCCAAGCACAGCAGGTCCTTGGTGAGTTTCATTCTTCTCAAGATGTTGTGAACAATGACCGAGAAGGTTTTGAACCTGCATGAGAGAAGAGTTCCCAACTTAATACATGTCACAGAACTCAAATGAGAATTAAGCAGCCTTAAAATATTACCTTAAGAACATTGCCTGTTCCTGCATAAGCACAAGAAAGCAGAGTCATATCGCAATGCTTTCTGATTTTTTCATTGAATGTCTTTGAAACTTCAGCTGTGGCTTCAACGTTTTCCTGTAAGACCCAAGTAAATTCCAAAGACAATTAGAATGGTggaaaagaattgaaaacaCAAGCTTTAACTGCACAACAAACAtcaaaagaaactaaaatcaattagggaaagaaaaagtacATATTTTTGCACAAGGAGAATGTTACCTGCTTCCCAAGGTACAGAAGTCCAAGACTGAGGGGAATTAGCCGAGCAAGGGGCTCCCCCAACTCTGAGTCACTTCGGTCCATTAATGCAAATATGATTGCCTGAGCGACCTCTTCATTGCAGGAACCAACATATATCAGCCCCAACGAGATTGCAGTGAATGCCACAACATCAAGGGGAGCTTTTGCATCATTAAGTATAGGAGTCAGCTTACTACGTatctgaaaaaagaaagataagtTAGCTTTAAATGGAAATAAACATATTACAACAGTTCAATCCAAAGACCAACTAAATAGCAAACTTCAAATTAAGAACTTCTAATGGTCAACGCAACCAAGAGCAGTAGTGATTAGAGAACATTGCGGGTCTGATTGTGATTCTGCTGATGTAATTCTTGAGCCGAGCATGAGCCAAGGAGTAggtcattttcattttaaaggGAAAAGTTTGCTGTGGCCTACCTGATCTATCAacaggaaaaaataatttcaaagaCACGTTACCTGCTCGTTCTGAGCACCAGCATATGCAATCCCCAGGCCCATTATTGCACCAATTCGGATAGATGGATCTTCTTTATCAATATATTCGCCCAGAAGTGCCAGCGCCTGGAAAAGGGATTAAGATTTAGAGATATATTTGAAACATTATATTCAGCAGACGAAAAGATTAAGGCACCCACAGGATCACAATCATTCTTGATACTGCAATTGACAATCCCAACCCCTAACAATGCACCGGCAATAACATGGTTATCATTGCTGTGGAAGTACTTGTCAATTTGGGCAAGTCCAGAGTCGACATCCCATAGTAAAATCATACCCTGTCAAGAAGGAtaacaaagattttaaaattcaGTTTAAAACTTTTAAGATGAGGGTAAAGTAACCAGGGTTGCAAAGGCATGCATACCAGACTTGCTGCAGCACTGGTCTTTCCATGCTCCTTATTCTTGAAAAGCCAGTTTCCAGAATTACCACCACTTGAGGCATCTGATGGGACTGTCATCAACTTATCCtgcaccaaaaagaaaaatcaaagaacacATGTCAATTAACTCAACCTGACAACATTTAGCAGGTACCAAGTCCGAAAATCCTACCTGACCAAAGCCAGCATTTACAAAGGCGTTAACAAAAGTTGCAGCCAAGTTCTGTCTTGCTGAATCAACACTAGCACCAGCACTTGCTCGGCCATCAAGTAAGTGTGCCTTAACCAAAGTCCAAGAAAATCATGATGATCAGAGAAGGGAATGgagaaaaaggttttaaaatgGAATTGAAAGAAATATGGTTATCTTAAAAAATTTTGCTATCACTAGCCATTCAACAGAAACAGACTTATTgccaaaaatatgaaaataattcCAACTAATTGGCATAATGAAGGATACCtagaatgaaaataaataacattgTAACGATTTACACATCATTACTGGCAAAAAACAATACGGAATTGCTGGTACTGTTTTGGGGAGATGAATTTGATCTTTATCTATCACATATGTAAAGCCCCTACATTGTAATAGCACAATGACTATCCTAGAAGATAAAACTGTCATCAGACGTTTCGAACCATTAGCCAGACATGAAAGGcaattaaacataataattttcattttcaccaaaaataaacacaacTGGATACAAATTTATCATATCATTTGAAATGGAAATCACAAAAAACActaattgatgatgatgatgacaatGAAAGCTGGATAGGTCTTACCCATGATGCGttacaaataatatattttaattagttgatCGTATGTTTACCACAAATGACAAGGAGGTAACATA includes the following:
- the LOC117620881 gene encoding 26S proteasome non-ATPase regulatory subunit 2 homolog A isoform X2, translating into MAPQDPNTPSGIGKRDEESVKVPAKDPKKKDEKKDEDLSEEDLELKKNLELYVERVQDPNPALQRNALESMRQEIRTSTSSMTSVPKPLKYLRPHYGTLKAFYDTMADSDLKKYLADILSVLALTMSAEGERESLKYRLLGSEGDIGSWGHEYVRNLAGEISQEYAKRQSEEAPIDDLMELVQQIVAFHMKHNAEPEAVDLLMEVEDLDLLVEHVDKTNFKRTCLYLTSSARYLPGPDDTLVLDIAYLIYMKFEEYPNALQIALFLDNLQNVRQVFQSCDDLLRKKQFCYILARHGISFELDDEMVAEDDDREALQDIINNSKLSEGYLTLARDIEVMEAKTPEDIYKAHLLDGRASAGASVDSARQNLAATFVNAFVNAGFGQDKLMTVPSDASSGGNSGNWLFKNKEHGKTSAAASLGMILLWDVDSGLAQIDKYFHSNDNHVIAGALLGVGIVNCSIKNDCDPALALLGEYIDKEDPSIRIGAIMGLGIAYAGAQNEQIRSKLTPILNDAKAPLDVVAFTAISLGLIYVGSCNEEVAQAIIFALMDRSDSELGEPLARLIPLSLGLLYLGKQENVEATAEVSKTFNEKIRKHCDMTLLSCAYAGTGNVLKVQNLLGHCSQHLEKNETHQGPAVLGIAMIAMAEELGVEMAIRSLEHLLQYGEQNIRRAVPLALGLLCISNPKVNVMDTLSRLSHDTDSEVAMAAVISLGLLGAGTNNARIAGMLRNLSSYYYKDASLLFCVRIAQGLVHLGKGLLTLNPYHSDRFLLSPTALGGIITLMHACLDMKAIILGKYHYVLYFLILAMQPRMLLTVDENLKPLSVPVRVGQAVDVVGQAGRPKTITGFQTHSTPVLLAAGDRAELATEKYIPLSPILEGFVILKENPDYREDN
- the LOC117620881 gene encoding 26S proteasome non-ATPase regulatory subunit 2 homolog A isoform X3, producing the protein MAPQDPNTPSGIGKRDEESVKVPAKDPKKKDEKKDEDLSEEDLELKKNLELYVERVQDPNPALQRNALESMRQEIRTSTSSMTSVPKPLKYLRPHYGTLKAFYDTMADSDLKKYLADILSVLALTMSAEGERESLKYRLLGSEGDIGSWGHEYVRNLAGEISQEYAKRQSEEAPIDDLMELVQQIVAFHMKHNAEPEAVDLLMEVEDLDLLVEHVDKTNFKRTCLYLTSSARYLPGPDDTLVLDIAYLIYMKFEEYPNALQIALFLDNLQGISFELDDEMVAEDDDREALQDIINNSKLSEGYLTLARDIEVMEAKTPEDIYKAHLLDGRASAGASVDSARQNLAATFVNAFVNAGFGQDKLMTVPSDASSGGNSGNWLFKNKEHGKTSAAASLGMILLWDVDSGLAQIDKYFHSNDNHVIAGALLGVGIVNCSIKNDCDPALALLGEYIDKEDPSIRIGAIMGLGIAYAGAQNEQIRSKLTPILNDAKAPLDVVAFTAISLGLIYVGSCNEEVAQAIIFALMDRSDSELGEPLARLIPLSLGLLYLGKQENVEATAEVSKTFNEKIRKHCDMTLLSCAYAGTGNVLKVQNLLGHCSQHLEKNETHQGPAVLGIAMIAMAEELGVEMAIRSLEHLLQYGEQNIRRAVPLALGLLCISNPKVNVMDTLSRLSHDTDSEVAMAAVISLGLLGAGTNNARIAGMLRNLSSYYYKDASLLFCVRIAQGLVHLGKGLLTLNPYHSDRFLLSPTALGGIITLMHACLDMKAIILGKYHYVLYFLILAMQPRMLLTVDENLKPLSVPVRVGQAVDVVGQAGRPKTITGFQTHSTPVLLAAGDRAELATEKYIPLSPILEGFVILKENPDYREDN